A DNA window from Ostrea edulis chromosome 5, xbOstEdul1.1, whole genome shotgun sequence contains the following coding sequences:
- the LOC125651548 gene encoding transcriptional adapter 2-beta-like, which yields MAKYRCSYCQSDISGYRAQCAECVDIDLCLQCFSHGAELGSHKRDHSYKILNDSSVGAFDITRTWSLAEETMLLDAVEQYGFGNWDDVANHVESRSAEECQDHYVTFYVNGSIGKETIVLTKSPVKDHSCPEGGPLSPSITTPISPIELSVQEQHDLGYMPFRDDFEREHDNEAETVISSLANNYDDDELDIAVKLVQVDRYRTRLKERERRKRIAREYNLIQAATSLIKPKSQTPKKRTSKEEKEFQEKMKVFAQFQSSSEHDQFLEKCQEEKEIKARITELWKYRENGITKMDEVDDFEDELYKREKKKENKKKLGSSSPVKRVSMVSKKAAGGIEEKLDILIDDEGLKDEGDENEMKDLSILPSYGMLSEREKKLCNSIGMTPANYMTIKTCIIKDYLQRRQGIPVKIRYPSGLDKTHRRKIMSFLTDNGWIMAI from the exons ATGGCTAAATATCGATGTAGTTATTGCCAGAGTGATATTTCGGGGTATAGAGCGCAGTGTGCTGAATGCGTCGACATTGACCTTTGTTTACAG TGTTTTTCTCACGGTGCTGAACTTGGTTCACACAAAAGGGACCATAGCTATAAAATCCTG AATGATAGCTCTGTAGGTGCATTTGATATCACAAGGACATGGAGTCTAGCAGAGGAAACTATGCTCCTAGATGCTGTGGAACAGTATGGCTTTGGGAATtg GGATGATGTAGCAAATCATGTGGAGTCTCGATCTGCAGAAG AGTGCCAAGATCATTATGTTACTTTCTATGTCAATGGAAGTATTGGAAAAG AAACCATTGTTCTTACCAAGAGTCCTGTCAAAGATCATTCCTGTCCTGAAGGAG GTCCCCTATCACCCAGTATCACCACACCTATCAGCCCCATTGAACTCAGCGTCCAAGAACAACATGACCTCGGCTACATGCCATTCAGAGATGACTTTGAAAGG gAGCATGATAATGAAGCAGAAACTGTGATAAGTAGTCTGGCCAATAATTATGATGACGACGAACTAGATATAG CTGTAAAGCTCGTACAAGTCGACAGATATCGAACCAGATTAAAAGAGCGTGAACGGCGAAAAAGAATCGCTAGAGAATACAACTTAATTCAAGCTGCTACATCACTCATCAAACCCAAATCACAAACCCCCAAAAAACGCACATCTAAAGAAGAAAA GGAATTCCAGGAGAAAATGAAGGTCTTTGCTCAGTTCCAGTCCTCATCGGAACATGATCAGTTTCTAGAGAAATGTCAAG aagAGAAAGAAATTAAGGCCAGAATCACAGAACTCTGGAAGTACAGGGAGAATGGAATCACCAAAATGGATG AAGTGGATGATTTTGAAGATGAACTCTATAAACGAGAGAAAAAGaaggaaaataaaaagaaattg GGCAGCTCCTCCCCAGTAAAGCGGGTGTCAATGGTCTCCAAAAAGGCCGCCGGCGGTATCGA AGAAAAATTAGATATACTCATCGACGACGAAG GGTTAAAAGATGAAGGGGATGAGAATGAAATGAAGGATTTGTCCATACTCCCAAGTTATGGAATGTTGTCAGAGCGAGAGAAGAAG CTCTGCAATTCTATTGGGATGACCCCAGCAAACTATATGACCATCAAAACTTGCATTATCAAG GATTACTTGCAGCGAAGGCAGGGTATTCCAGTCAAGATCCGCTACCCCAGTGGACTCGACAAAACTCACCGACGCAAAATAATGAGCTTTCTGACAGATAATGGTTGGATCATGGCCATTTGA